ACATCTGTACTTACAGATATCAAAGTCAATTTCATAGAGAAAGAATTGCTCTGCATCTCGTGGGAGAGTGATGTTGACCTTGAGTATATTTAAGCAAATCCCCACATAAACATCCTCAAATTTCAGAGGTTTCACGTTGCCCATCAGCTCGTAAGTGCTCAGGGCCAGTTTTCCATCCAGGACGTACCCCAGGCCGCTGCAGAAGGGAGGACAGAGCTGGAGGGGATACTCCTGTAGGAGATGAACCTTTTCCTGTCGAAGCCTCGGTAGGCAGAGATAATTATCGATGAGGGGGCACGCGGTGAAAACGTTCTCCGAGGagttcagctgcagcaggagctgcagcggGTTGGGAGCGTTGACGAGGATATCGGCGTGGGTCCTCATCAAGAACCTGGCGCTGGAACAGAGCTCGGAGAACCACTGGAAGGCCGTGGTGGCGTTCAGGGTGAGGTCGTCACACGTGTCCACGATGTCCCCGTGGAGGACGCTCGCCGTGTCCGCGCTCTGCGcgtgctgccccagcagggacGGCGCCAGGACGTGCTGGCCCCACCAGCAGTGCCCGTGGTGTCCTGATGCCCTGCCTGCCTGTCACGTCCCCGGGGCTGGAAGCCACCAGGATGACCAGGAAGGGGCGGAGGGGGGAAGGTAAAAATCAACTTCCTCAAATCAAGCAATGTACTCAAGGTGGTTTTGACCAAAATCGTGACTGCTTTTACCATTAGCCAGGTAATTTTTGGATTTGAGGCACACAAATTCACAGCAGGTCCCTCCAGACCCCTGTGGGATCCGTGCTGAAGCTGCAGCTCCGATGTCAGGATCAGAGATTCCAATGGATAAATCTTCACAAAACTCGGTTTAAAACCAAAGCCCCAGGCCTGTACCACATGTAGTTTCATTTCCTTAAAACCACACGTGCTCTGTCATCTATTTTAGACATCTTTAAGCCAAAATAACCCCAGTGCCTAACTGTGGGAATTCCAAATGGTTTCTGATGTTTGCAGTGATAATATTTATCCTGCACGAGCACACACAAAGACACAGCCAGGATGACAGAAAGTTTGATTTCACAGCACAATTAATTATGCTTTATCTTCAAAAATATAACCACAGGGCTCATAAATGTTTTAGATTTGACAAATAAATCCAACACCCAGAACAGCAGCGTGGAGTCCAGGGGAATTCGATTTTCCAGAGCCCACCTGCCTCGTGTTTCTGTGTAGgatctgattttaaaattttaattttaaattaatcatCCTTTAAAGGAAGCATTTGGAGAACATTTCACCAACAATGGCCTTAAAGCagattaaaacaattttatatAAAGCATTTAAATAGCAGAATTTCAGACTGATTCCTCTCAAAATCAGTAATTAACTAATAGGAATCTTTTTATGCATCAACCTGATTTTCAGTGGACAGTAGGAGAATAAatactggaagaaaaaaacctaagtTATGTATCAGTGCTTATTATTTGATTTTAGAtcaataaaatttattttgattatCAACTTTAAAGCTTATCAGTGAAAACTGATCCGTTTGATCATGGAAAACATACTATAAATAGTTTGATTTTTATAGGAAAGAAAGCCTGGTTTCGTGACACTCTGAACAACAAAATTGGAGACAAATCCTGATCTGCTACATAAGGAAAAATCTATGAAAATAACCATCAATCCAGGTCCTTCAGGAAACACCAGGCACACAGGGAAATGaatccccaccttgtcctgTTGAGTCAGCAAGGTCTGAGCGCTTCTGCCCAGTCAcggtgcagctcctgccctccagctcctcctccgcTCCCAGACTTTGTGCTGGCGTTTTTTCCATTCCAGCTGTGGACGGCAGCTCCTTCCAGGGCattactttcattttcttccaagCTGAGATTGTGCCAAAACATAAAACTGGTGACTTTTGGAATAAATCTGAGGCAACACAACGCTCAGAATGCTCCTGCACGGGGATTTAGATCCATCTCCACCCAGGTAGGGGATCGTGTAATGTGGATGTGCTTGAGCATGAAAAAGGTGGGAAATTCTCATATTCATTAAAGATGACTAATTACAATAACCAATAGTccaatattattattttaaaatactataaTAATAGGTGTATaggaaaataattcctttttaaagctaccagcagaaataacttggaaatacattatttaaaGCTGGCTTTAAGGCCGGCTTGGACGGAGGCTGGACTGTGGGAGGCAGGAAATGAACGAGATAAAGTTTAAagtccttccagcccaaaccagccaCCGATTCtacatttttaaacttaaaaGCAATCGAAACTAGAGGCAATTTTGCAAGACCCCGGGCTGCGATGCTCTAATGTACCAAAACGTcaaggtttttattttacaaaatgaaaaacCTTTATAAGACCTTTACCGGCGCCTGGCTGTCACTCGCTGCTCCCGGTACCTGTGTCGGAGCGCGGGCAGGAGGGGATGGCAGCGGGGCTGTGCCGCCCTCTGCCGAGCCCaggcacccagcccagccctttcTGCGCTTTTTCATCcccgccggcagcgccgctcgGGGCTCGCTCGGTGTGCGCGCTGCCCCCGCACGCATCTCACCGCACCCTGGGCTGCCAACCCGctctccatcccatccatcccgtcccatcccatcccattccatcccaccccatcccatcccatcccatccatcccatcccatcccatcccaccccatcccatcccaccccatcccatcccatccatcccatcccatcccatcccatcccatcccgtcccatccatcccatcccgtcccatcccatcccatcccatccatcccgtcccatcccatcccaccccattccccattccccattccccattccccattccccattccccattccccgtcccatttcccatcccatcccggtTACCGTGTCCCGCAGCGGGGAGGAGCCGCCTCCCGTTCCGCCTCCCCGAGCGGTGCCCGCTCCCCGCCGTCCCTCCGGCATCAGCCCCGGGCACTCACGGCCGAGCCGCCTCCCCTGGCGCTGGAGCCGCTCCCGGCGAGGATTCGCTGCCCGTGAGCGCATCCATCACCCCCGTCACTGCACCGAGCCTGCCTGGACAAGCCGGGTTTGCGTTCTGCTGTTCGGTTCACGAACGGGttacaggcagagctggagctgggatcagTCGGCGCTCAGTCAGCTCTCCCGCGTTTATGGCTCTGGGTCTGCGGGGGGCTGGAGGCTCGGCACAGAGCGGGTCATCGTATTGGGTAAGAGACCCGACACAATTGATCCATGGACCGAGCTACCCCAGGATAACAGCGCCATCTCCTCCGGGAGTCCGTACGGACGGGGAGCTTCGCCACCTCGGTGTTGGATCAGGACATCCTTCCTAGTGCTGCCGCCGCTACTGAGGCTCGTTTGTTCAGCGATTAACAAACCCAGCCTTGGACAAAGCGAAGCTGGAGGAGGCTCGGTCCGGTCCGGTCCGGTCCAGCCCCGGGGCAGTGCCGGGTCAGGGCTCTGGGGAATCCGTCCTGAGAACTGATTCCTGCACGGTCAGAaacctgcagagccccacaggaATTGCCTCGTAAAAAGTCAGGCTCTGCTGGATCCCTGCCTTGAAGTGACAGCGGATGGAGGAAATGACAGCTGTTACCATAAACACCCAGCGCAGGTGGAGCGCgcagagcagagcactgtgagtgaTCCTCAAatcacagctggggacagagcatccatccctgccttgcTCAAAATATCCATATTTTATTGGAATCTCATCAGGGAATTCTGGTCCATTTGACATGTTAACCCTGTGTTCTGCAGTTTGCTGCCTCCCCATCTTTCAATTCATTTGTAAAGAAATACAAACACTTTCCCCCCTGGTTTAATACATCCTGGTTTAATAGATCCTCACCTGCTCCTGAAAACCCCTCCACATAATCCAGCCGTGTTATTAACTATGAAAAACGTGCAGCAAGGAGTGTGCCTCTGCCATCTCTCGTTGCCCCCAATTAGTCCTGCCCTAACCCTTTTAGCCTCAAGAGAAACCAGATTATAACTTGTCTGTCAGG
The nucleotide sequence above comes from Ammospiza caudacuta isolate bAmmCau1 chromosome 11, bAmmCau1.pri, whole genome shotgun sequence. Encoded proteins:
- the B3GALNT1 gene encoding LOW QUALITY PROTEIN: UDP-GalNAc:beta-1,3-N-acetylgalactosaminyltransferase 1 (The sequence of the model RefSeq protein was modified relative to this genomic sequence to represent the inferred CDS: inserted 3 bases in 2 codons; deleted 1 base in 1 codon); translation: PFLVILVASSPGDVTGRQGIRTXHGHCWWGQHVLAPSLLGQHAQSADTASVLHGDIVDTCDDLTLNATTAFQWFSELCSSARFLMRTHADILVNAPNPLQLLLQLNSSENVFTACPLIDNYLAYRGFDRKRFISYXEYPLQLCPPFCSGLGYVLDGKLALSTYELMGNVKPLKFEDVYVGICLNILKVNITLPRDAEQFFLYEIDFDICKYRCLIAVHGLTSSELIQFWQDLSSNTSKPCL